The following are encoded in a window of Bdellovibrio svalbardensis genomic DNA:
- a CDS encoding DUF2799 domain-containing protein, with product MKRHLALSTFALICSINLLGCSSYFKRQECENINWFDHGQKVALRGEWLNADKTLQECRKAEANINETQLDQGFKAGMEQYCTPQKAYQIGKSGDLFYRGLCEGPSINSILAQHSQGIRDYCSKANSVAAGASGKKYQNVCPANLEKDFLPGYRRGRKRFVDAQILDKENQRQQINFTLLTKQSELNNVYAELNNLQGRRNFLEMQRSNALSAQNPTQAGYIDGQINALSGDISIKQNTVNSKNREVEALRKQQDQLAAEISNFRAELPSLEE from the coding sequence ATGAAACGACATCTGGCGCTTTCCACTTTCGCTCTCATTTGTTCAATCAATCTTCTTGGCTGCTCGAGCTACTTCAAAAGACAAGAATGTGAAAATATAAATTGGTTCGACCATGGTCAGAAAGTGGCTCTACGTGGTGAGTGGCTGAATGCTGATAAGACTTTGCAAGAATGTCGCAAGGCTGAAGCGAACATCAATGAAACCCAACTCGATCAGGGCTTTAAAGCAGGCATGGAGCAATACTGCACTCCCCAGAAGGCTTATCAAATCGGTAAATCGGGCGATCTGTTCTATCGCGGCCTTTGCGAAGGTCCGTCAATCAACAGCATTCTGGCGCAGCATTCACAAGGAATCCGTGATTACTGTTCTAAGGCCAACTCAGTGGCGGCAGGTGCCTCCGGCAAGAAGTACCAAAATGTTTGCCCGGCAAATTTAGAAAAAGATTTTCTTCCTGGATATCGCCGTGGGCGGAAACGCTTCGTTGACGCGCAAATTCTCGATAAGGAAAATCAGCGCCAACAAATCAATTTCACACTTTTGACCAAGCAATCTGAGCTCAACAATGTGTATGCAGAACTCAACAATCTGCAAGGACGACGCAATTTCCTTGAGATGCAAAGAAGCAACGCCTTGAGCGCACAAAACCCCACTCAAGCAGGATATATTGATGGCCAGATCAATGCTTTGTCCGGGGACATCAGCATCAAACAGAATACTGTGAATTCAAAAAATCGCGAGGTCGAAGCCCTTCGCAAACAGCAAGATCAGCTCGCGGCAGAAATTTCGAATTTCCGCGCCGAACTGCCCTCACTAGAAGAGTAA